Below is a genomic region from Chitinophagales bacterium.
ACTCGCTGACGGTTGGCTGATAAGCCGGTTTGGTCAGAAACTGATAGCCACCGGCAATGGGAACCATCTCGAAGGCGAAATCACCGTCGTGGTATTTCTGTACGAGTGCCTCTACATGTGATTCAATTTCATCCTTGCTGAGCTCGAGTCCCACGAGGCGAATAAGACATTCCTGTAAATCTTTGATGGAAATAGGTTGCTCGGCAACAAAGATCAATGCTTCAATATGTGATTGTATTCCTTCCAAGACTGTTATGTTTCGCACAAATATAGATGTTTCACATGGGTAAATGCCGGAAGGCAGGCGTTATTTTCCACCTGACACAGCATTTGCAGAGGATTAAAATCGTGCTGATTCCGGTAAAATAATTAAGGGCGGCAGCCGTCTCTCTTCGCGATGCATTGAACAATCTATGGTATCTTTGCGTTATAAAACCAAACTTTTAACCAACTATGCAAATGTTGTTTTTTGTTGTAATGATCGGTTTGCTGCTTGTAGGTTTTCTCGTACAGGCACGATTGCGTTCGAAGATGTCGGAATACAGTAAGTATCCTACGCCCAACGGCTGGAGCGGCGCTGATGTGGCGGAGAAAATGCTTCGCGACAATGGCATCTATGATGTCAAGATCGTTTCTGTGCCCGGTCAGCTGACGGATCACTATAACCCGATGGATAAAACGGTTAACCTCAGTCCTGAAGTGTTTGAAGGCAGAAGCGTGATGGCAGCCATGATTGCCGCCCATGAATGCGGCCATGCCGTTCAGCATGCAACGGCTTATGCCTGGCTGAACCTGCGATCGCGGCTGGTGCCCATTGTGAGTTTCTCTTCACAATGGATGCAGTGGATCCTGCTGGCAGGCATCCTCACCCTGCAGGTGTTTCCGCAATTACTGCTCGTTGGCATCGTGTTATTCGCTATGACCACTTTATTCAGCTTTGTTACCTTGCCCGTGGAGTTTGATGCCAGCCGGCGCGGATTGGCATGGATCAACAACAGCGGCTTTATGGCAGGTGCCGACAGTGAAAAAGCAAAAGATGGCTTGTGGTGGGCTGCTATGACCTATGTGGTTGCTGCACTTTCTTCCCTGGCTACACTGGTTTACTATATCATGATATTTATGGGCGGCAGAAGAAATTAATGCCGTCATTTTCGAGATAAAAGCCCTGCTGCAAAACACTATGCAGCAGGGCTTTTTATTTGCAGGTTTATTTTTTTTAATATTTTGCTTTGAGAAAATTATCAAACGGCAATAGTCTTGTATGATAAAATCTCACTCCTCCTGCTGCCTTTTACTTGTTTTGTTTTGTAGTTTCATTTTTCCGAAACCCGCACTGGCACAAACTAATCCTGTTGCATTGCGGCCCGATGTACAGGTTGAATTTGTTAAAGATGTACCGGCTTATTGTTCGCGCATCGCTATTGACCCTGTTGCTGACCGGACAACGGTCGATTTCTTTCTCACAGAAAAATCCTCAGTCATCATAACACTGATGGATGTGCAGGGAAGAATTATCCGGACGTTGATCAATGCACCGTATGAAGCCGGAGCGCAAAGCATATCCGTTACGATGAATGATTTAGCCGAAGGCATCTATTTTATGCAGCTGGAAACCGGCAGTCATTCAGTGATGTGCAAGGTTATAGCAGCATGATGTTGAGGGAAAGCGCAACATTGCATCAAAGAATGATTCGTGCGTAAAGGACTACTACTGCTATACCTTCTTCTTTCTCGCCCTGCCACCTTACTTTTGCCATTCTGCCAGCATGCTGAAAAAAATTCTCTCATATTCCATCATTGCCCTGCTCCTGCAATCCTGTGCAAGCCAGATGGCACCTACCGGAGGCGATAAGGATATTACACCGCCTGTGCCGGTCCGCAGCAATCCTGATAATCTTTCGATTCATTTTCATGCGCAGAAGATCACGATCACATTCAATGAATTTATTCAGACCGGAGATTTTGGTTCACAGGTGTTTTTTTCGCCGGCATTGAAGATAAAGCCACAGTACCGTGTTCACGGGAAAACACTCAGCATTACCCTGAATGATACCCTGAAGCCACAAACAACCTACACCGTTAACTTCGGCGCAGCAGTTAAAGACATCACCGAAGGAAATATCATGGTGAATTATCAATATGTTTTTTCAACCGGTGACTACATCGACTCGCTGAATATCCAGGGAATAGTCAGGGGCGCCGAAGACGGGTTGCCGAAAGAAAATGTACTGGCCATGCTATACAGCGACCAGACAGACTCCGTAGTGGCCAAAGAGCGGCCGTCTTATTATGCGCATTCTGCCAAGGATGGCCATTTTGAAATCAGCCACATCAAAGAAGGTTCCTACAAGCTCATCGG
It encodes:
- a CDS encoding T9SS type A sorting domain-containing protein → MIKSHSSCCLLLVLFCSFIFPKPALAQTNPVALRPDVQVEFVKDVPAYCSRIAIDPVADRTTVDFFLTEKSSVIITLMDVQGRIIRTLINAPYEAGAQSISVTMNDLAEGIYFMQLETGSHSVMCKVIAA
- a CDS encoding zinc metallopeptidase; translated protein: MQMLFFVVMIGLLLVGFLVQARLRSKMSEYSKYPTPNGWSGADVAEKMLRDNGIYDVKIVSVPGQLTDHYNPMDKTVNLSPEVFEGRSVMAAMIAAHECGHAVQHATAYAWLNLRSRLVPIVSFSSQWMQWILLAGILTLQVFPQLLLVGIVLFAMTTLFSFVTLPVEFDASRRGLAWINNSGFMAGADSEKAKDGLWWAAMTYVVAALSSLATLVYYIMIFMGGRRN